A DNA window from Mytilus edulis chromosome 14, xbMytEdul2.2, whole genome shotgun sequence contains the following coding sequences:
- the LOC139502472 gene encoding uncharacterized protein isoform X1, whose protein sequence is MICTENYREIMALKMSAAAMAMMLVISVHICHGKTQVTYVFPTDACASDPYLVDENTMVYMKFEGDFGSQECRQMSFTTPKSPFYSYTMCMKELFYSSPKCQSKVNFKKYWSDYYSYDYNNEQILGEDCSGNSYSRMFPRCLTDASHVSFELKKSKRENNGYNRYDNKKQQEVIPDKLNDTFSFQIETKWEYNYGLIGGIAGGIVGVCVLTAVGIYLCINCRRRKRLTGRYCCACPTYRPNYSKFMTEGLTQGFSAECAVAGILLCSCVLCRRQTRNGHEEEQSEKVTMGIDYTSSDAENKWETVKGLQDPDTVPLIQCDN, encoded by the exons ATGATTTGTACAGAGaattacag AGAGATCATGGCATTGAAAATGTCAGCTGCTGCGATGGCAATGATGTTGGTGATATCAGTTCATATCTGCCATGGAAAAACTCAAGTGACAT aTGTATTTCCAACTGATGCATGTGCCTCTGATCCATATCTTGTTGATGAAAATACCATGGTTTACATGAAGTTTGAAGGTGATTTCGGCAGCCAGGAATGTAGACAAATGTCATTCACAACTCCAAAATCTCCTTTCTATTCATATACAATGTGCATGAAAGAACTTTTTTACAGTAGCCCAAAGTGTCAGAGTAAAGTTAACTTTAAGAAGTATTGGTCTGACTACTACAGCTATGATTATAATAATGAGCAg atattaggAGAAGACTGTTCTGGCAACTCATATAGCAGAATGTTTCCCCGATGTTTAACCGATGCCAGTCATGTTTCGTTtgaactaaaaaaatcaaaacgtgAGAATAATGGTTATAACAGATATGATAACAAAAAACAACAGGAAGTGATTCCAGACAAACTAAATgatacttttagttttcaaattgaaacaaaatggGAATACAATT atgGCTTGATTGGTGGAATTGCAGGTGGAATCGTTGGGGTGTGTGTCCTCACAGCAGTAGGAATCTATTTGTGTATCAACTGTCGCCGTAGGAAACGACTTACAGGAAGATACTGCTGCGCATGTCCAACATACAGACCCAATTACTCGA AGTTCATGACAGAAGGATTAACCCAAGGTTTCTCAGCAGAATGTGCTGTAGCTGGTATATTGTTGTGTTCCTGCGTACTATGTAGACGACAAACACGTAATGGACATGAGGAAGAACAAtctgaaaaag ttaCCATGGGAATTGATTACACCTCGTCTGATGCAGAGAATAAATGGGAAACCGTTAAGGGCTTGCAAGATCCAGACACAGTTCCTCTTATTCAGTGTGACAACTAA
- the LOC139502472 gene encoding uncharacterized protein isoform X2, with protein sequence MALKMSAAAMAMMLVISVHICHGKTQVTYVFPTDACASDPYLVDENTMVYMKFEGDFGSQECRQMSFTTPKSPFYSYTMCMKELFYSSPKCQSKVNFKKYWSDYYSYDYNNEQILGEDCSGNSYSRMFPRCLTDASHVSFELKKSKRENNGYNRYDNKKQQEVIPDKLNDTFSFQIETKWEYNYGLIGGIAGGIVGVCVLTAVGIYLCINCRRRKRLTGRYCCACPTYRPNYSKFMTEGLTQGFSAECAVAGILLCSCVLCRRQTRNGHEEEQSEKVTMGIDYTSSDAENKWETVKGLQDPDTVPLIQCDN encoded by the exons ATGGCATTGAAAATGTCAGCTGCTGCGATGGCAATGATGTTGGTGATATCAGTTCATATCTGCCATGGAAAAACTCAAGTGACAT aTGTATTTCCAACTGATGCATGTGCCTCTGATCCATATCTTGTTGATGAAAATACCATGGTTTACATGAAGTTTGAAGGTGATTTCGGCAGCCAGGAATGTAGACAAATGTCATTCACAACTCCAAAATCTCCTTTCTATTCATATACAATGTGCATGAAAGAACTTTTTTACAGTAGCCCAAAGTGTCAGAGTAAAGTTAACTTTAAGAAGTATTGGTCTGACTACTACAGCTATGATTATAATAATGAGCAg atattaggAGAAGACTGTTCTGGCAACTCATATAGCAGAATGTTTCCCCGATGTTTAACCGATGCCAGTCATGTTTCGTTtgaactaaaaaaatcaaaacgtgAGAATAATGGTTATAACAGATATGATAACAAAAAACAACAGGAAGTGATTCCAGACAAACTAAATgatacttttagttttcaaattgaaacaaaatggGAATACAATT atgGCTTGATTGGTGGAATTGCAGGTGGAATCGTTGGGGTGTGTGTCCTCACAGCAGTAGGAATCTATTTGTGTATCAACTGTCGCCGTAGGAAACGACTTACAGGAAGATACTGCTGCGCATGTCCAACATACAGACCCAATTACTCGA AGTTCATGACAGAAGGATTAACCCAAGGTTTCTCAGCAGAATGTGCTGTAGCTGGTATATTGTTGTGTTCCTGCGTACTATGTAGACGACAAACACGTAATGGACATGAGGAAGAACAAtctgaaaaag ttaCCATGGGAATTGATTACACCTCGTCTGATGCAGAGAATAAATGGGAAACCGTTAAGGGCTTGCAAGATCCAGACACAGTTCCTCTTATTCAGTGTGACAACTAA
- the LOC139502473 gene encoding microfibril-associated glycoprotein 4-like produces the protein MLLLILCIGLGYGSVIPENPDTEVEMPLISNDDVPLVAKLDTKNLNKAIKTYINKTMEKTVMGKMSELKLDILSKIKTEKYPRDCEDVKESKSGIYKIYPSDIRGFETYCDMTTAGGGWLVFQRRLDGSVDFFRNWTDYKNGFGDLIGEFWLGNSRIHEITTKDEYELYILMEDFEGEQKYARYKTFYIGDIQSKFTLDIGDYSGNAENSLGTSNHNRQPFSTLDRDSSSNCAEKYKGGWWYNGCHHSNLNGLYLNGSHKSFADGIEWYHWKGYNYSLKKTQMMIRRRH, from the exons ATGTTGTTATTAATATTGTGTATTGGACTTGGATATGGATCAGTTATACCCGAAAACCCGGATACGGAAGTTGAGATGCCACTTATCAGTAACGACGATGTTCCGCTGGTTGCCAAGTTggatacaaaaaatctgaataaGGCAATAAAgacatacataaataaaactaTGGAAAAGACTGTTATGGGAAAAATGTCCGAATTGAAATTGGATATATTGTCTAAAATTAAAACAG AAAAATATCCTAGAGATTGCGAAGATGTCAAAGAGTCAAAAAGTGGCATATACAAAATATATCCATCAGATATCCGTGGATTTGAAACATACTGTGACATGACGACCGCAGGCGGGGGTTGGTTG GTTTTCCAGCGAAGGCTAGATGGAAGTGTTGACTTCTTCAGAAATTGGACAGATTACAAAAACGGGTTTGGTGACTTGATAGGGGAATTCTGGTTAG GTAATTCAAGAATCCATGAAATTACCACAAAAGATGAATATGAACTGTACATACTAATGGAGGATTTTGAAGGAGAACAAAAATATGCGAGGTACAAGACGTTTTATATAGGAGACATACAGTCAAAATTCACCCTAGACATCGGAGACTACAGCGGAAACGCAG AGAATTCTTTGGGTACGTCCAACCACAACCGTCAGCCATTTTCAACATTAGATAGAGACAGTTCGAGCAATTGTGCAGAGAAGTACAAAGGTGGATGGTGGTATAACGGCTGTCATCACTCCAATCTGAATGGACTGTATCTAAATGGTTCGCACAAGTCGTTTGCAGATGGTATTGAGTGGTATCACTGGAAGGGTTACAACTATTCCCTCAAGAAGACACAAATGATGATTCGTCGTCGTCATTAA